The stretch of DNA ATGACGATGCTGTGGGTGTGGGGATCATCACCGAGGTAGTAGATCAGGTCGCCCCAATCCACATCCAGCATGGAGCCGACGGAGATAAACGCACTGAAGCCCACATTTTCGGGAAAGCTCCAGTCCAGCACGGCGGTGCAAAGAGCGCCACTTTGGCTAATAAAGCCCACGTTGCCAGGGCGGGCCATAGCGTTGGCAAAGGTGGCGTTCAGCCCTGTGCGCGGGTTCATAATCCCCAGGCAGTTTGGCCCAATCAGCCGCATCTGGCTCGTCTTCAGTTGCTGGCGAATCTCTTCTTCTAACACCAGGCCAGGCGCGCCAGCTTCCTTGAAGCCTGCGGAAATGACAATCACGCCTTTAACGCCTGCCTGGGCACAGTCTCGAATTAATCCAGGTACGGTGGGCGCGGGGGTAACAATAATGGCCAGATCGACAGCATCTGGGATGGAGGCAATATCTGGGTAGGCCTTGATGCCCAGCACATTACTGCGTTTGGGATTGACGGGGAGAAC from Candidatus Obscuribacterales bacterium encodes:
- a CDS encoding CoA-binding protein — encoded protein: MTTLRQLTPTTDPAYDILRADRQPLNAIFNPQTVAVIGATDREGSVGRTILWNLIRTPFGGTVLPVNPKRSNVLGIKAYPDIASIPDAVDLAIIVTPAPTVPGLIRDCAQAGVKGVIVISAGFKEAGAPGLVLEEEIRQQLKTSQMRLIGPNCLGIMNPRTGLNATFANAMARPGNVGFISQSGALCTAVLDWSFPENVGFSAFISVGSMLDVDWGDLIYYLGDDPHTHSIV